CTTTGAATTCTTGTCAGGTAattcacatattttcatttaattagagTCAGTTTGTGGAGATTTATCTTAttccattttgtaaaatatttcaacTGGTCTTCATTTTCATTGACTCTATGCATTGGTATCTGCACATTAGACAGAACATCCACTTGTTCTAATCTTCATAGACTGACCTCATACTGGAGAAGCCACTGATTAGCCTAGTCAGATTGTCTAGAAGCCTCTCAACCTTGGTGTTAGCCCAATActctttctttgttcttagtgACCCTCCAGGTATCCTGAGCATGCTGGGTCCCAACAGTGTTCTAAAACAAGCAAGACTGAAATCAGGTCCAAAGGACGTCCCCAGATAAGTTGTGTGATGAGATGCACAGTGCACTTCTTTTCTTCACCAGGGAGAAGCTGTAAAAAAGGGATTTTCAATTCTTTGTTCTGTGTTGATCCAAGGGGAGGAGCTACGTGATTTCCAGCCCAGACCACTATCTTTGTTCTCTCTCACCCTGGAAGCCAGTCTTCTGGACAGCCCTAAGAAAAGTTGGGGCGTTGGCTACATGATGCACATCTTTTCCTCCCCTGGGAGAAGCCAGGAACTGGGAGGTTTCTCAACCGGAAGGTGCTCGGCAACGGTAAGTATTATGACAAGAGGATATCCTGAATTTCTCTTACAGTTTCTTTATGACTGCTTTCACATTTTAACTGGGAACTGGGCTTTTTTTACCTAGTCTCTGGATTTCTCACAAAAGAAATCTGTACATGAAATGTTTTTGAATCAGTGTGTTCATGGAGGGTAGGTGGTTCTAGGGCTTCCTTTTCTGCCATCTTGCTGAATAGgaaataggaatttatttttggcttttcctTTGGGGATGTACAATCCCTATAGTGAAGGGAAAACTTGAGTAAAATGTTGAATCCCTAAGGGATTAAAGACACATAATGGTCCTATGTGTAAATAAAATCCCCTCAGTTCTCTATTATACCTAGAATGTTTCCCTGGGGAAGAGTCTGAGCAAGCTTCTGCCCTGGCATAACTGAGGGGATTACATTATTACACTCACATTAAATCTTCTGTGGCTTACCAAGTggcaaataggaaaataataaaaactttattttgtctGCTGCTTGAGAGGATTCATAATCAGAAATTATGAGGTGTAGTTCTGAAAGATTTCCAGGGAATATCAGAAATTAAGTGTGGGCTACATCCTCTTAGACTCAAAGGAACCAAAGCTTCAGAGCCTGAAGCTGCTCTTCCAGGACCATGGGAGTAATAACACAGATAAGGAAATAGCAAGGTTTTCTGGCCTAAGGAGGGTGAGTTTCtgatttccatttatattaaCATTTTCTGTTTGTGATGAGTGTTCAGGGATCTAAGTCATGCAACTTTCCCATTTCTGTAGTTCTGAGTTTCAAGTGAAATTGGTAGAATAACCTGTTAAAGGAAGGGTGCAAGGAAAGTTTAGAGACATTATTCCACTCAAAGGATGCATTTTATCAATCGGTTCCATCGATGGAGTTctcattcttctgcatttatgGCTTTTACTTTGTGACATGGGGCAGTAACTTAATCTCTCCTGGATTCTGGTCTCTTAGTTTTGCTTTAGAAGATGCTCTTGTTTGTCACCCCACTAAGCCTAATCTGTGTTGGAGGCCAGCACCAGGTCATTTGGGGTTGCTTCCTCCAGTTTTACTGGTGAGGAGAGGGCTCATGCGAATGTAGAAATGGTAAGATCGGAGAAGGATGACTCTGTCCTGGTCTAGGCTTCTTCTTCCTAATTCTGTGGTTTATACAGCAGTCATGTTTTCATATGGAAGCAAAGACCTTCATGCTATAGGCTAAGTTTTAATGCTCTTTGCTTATAAAACTTATAAAGACTAACAAAGCAATGTCCATGTCACTCAGTTTCATGATAATGATAAAATAGACTCTATGGTTCCAGGTTGGTCTAGTCTATGACTTACCAGTGTATTCAACACTCTTTTGAGAAGAGAATTTGTGGGAAAAGTTGAATTTTTCTCTGTgtaattctttcttctgtgtcCACAGATTCTCTTAGGGAAGCATGGTTTTTGAAAATGGTTCTTTCGTGACTGAATTCCTTCTTTTGGGATTAACAGACCAACCAGATCTCCAGCTCCCCCTGTTCTTACTGTTCCTAGTAATATATATGGTCACTGTGCTGGGAAACTTGGGCATGGTAACTTTAATTGTGCTGAATTCACACCTACACAcccccatgtattttttcctgtttaatctGTCCTTTATAGATCCCTGTTATTCTTCTGTGTTTACACCCAAAATGCTGGTTAATTTCATATCAAAGAAGAATGTTATTTCTTACATGGGGTGCATGACCCAActttactttttgtgttttttttgtatttctgagtgCTATGTGCTGACATCAatggcctatgatcgctatgtggccatctgtaccCCGCTTTTGTATAATGTTACCATGTCTCTTAAAGTGTGTTCCAGCCTTATACTTGGTTCATGCTTGATGGCATTTTTTGATGCCATGGCTGTCACTGGATGCATGCTGAGACTGACTTTCTGTGATGCAAATACCATCAACCATTATTTGTGTGACATCCACCCTCTGCTCCAGCTCTCCTGCACAAGTACCTACATCAATGAACTGGTGGTTTTCGTCATGGCAGGCATCAATGTCGTTGTGCCCAGTCTCACCATCTTTGTCTCTTACAGTTTtatcctctccagcatccttCGCATCAGTTCCACAGGGGGAAGGTCAAAAGCCTTCAGCACCTGCAGTTCCCACATAATTGctatttctctgttctttggatCAGGTGCATTTATGTATCTCAAACCATCTTCTTCTGTGTCTATGGATGAGGGAAAAATCTCTTCTGTCTTTTACACCAATACCGTTCCCTTGCTGAACCCCTTAATTTACAGCTTGAGGAACAAAGATGTTAAACTTGCTCTGAGAAGAACCCTGAGTAGGAGACAGTGTTGATCAAAGAGTATCTGTCTGTGCAGTTGGTTACATGACAAGGAGATTCTATGTTTAATTAATGTATTATTAGTGGcagcctttttattctatttttttccttgacaTGGTAAagggaatttgaattttttttcataacttcTTTCCAGTCTCTGTAGGAtaggcctttttttcccctcattacCACAATATCTTCTCTactcttttttcttgtttagtaATAACATTAAGTAAATAATACATTATCCTGTCTTTTTATATCATGGTCACTTTTGAACTTTTTCCCCCTCTGGAATATAATGGTCTTCAAATAATGGAATTAGGTAACTCTAGAGTGCCATTGTATCATTGAGGGTGTTCTTATCTGCCACGTGCTATTAAAAGCATGACTTAGAGACTCTATTTCTACTATTTTCATACTCCAGTTGGTAATAGGTCTCCTTTAAATGCCAGTCTGAAGGCCCCATGAAAACTGTGACTGATAACCCATTTTGCATATGTAAACATGACACATCCAGCTTCTTTTGGCAaagtgttttttatctttttgcagTCAAGCCAAGAAATGACAGGTCATCAAACTATATTTATTGTATGCATGGGAAAGTTAAGGTTAGAGTGGTGAGATTTACATGTCACCCAGCTTCACAAAGAAAAAgtctcaactctttttttttacacatctttattagagtataattgcttttcaatgttgtgttagtttctgttgtacagcaatgtgaatcagctatatttgtagagagtgaagtaagaaagaaaaacaaataccatatgctaacgcatatataaggaatctagaaaaatggtactgatgaacctagcaacagggcaggaataaagatgcagatgtaaagaatggacatgaggacacagggtggggggaaggggaggctgggacatagtgagagggtagcactcacatatatacactatcaactcaACTCTTAGCCTTCTGATTTCAAGCTTGATACTTTGTAGTCTACTTTGCTCCTACTTTCTTCAACTACATTTATTTCAGGAAGGGTGGAATATGAGAAAACACTGCTAATTTCAAAGTTGACTCTGCCTTCTCCCAAGATGACACATGAATTCCTCTCAGTGTGGGTATcactttctccatttattttgtagGAAAACAGTgtggtttttccttttgttgggAAAGAGACAAACTTGGAGGTTAGCATATTGGGGAGCAGATTGTCTCAAATAGCGAAGTtactttttctgaaaaattaaaaaaaaattaagtttagaaTGTTTGCAACTGTTTGTAATTCAGAAACAGAACATGGGAGAAAAAGGAGCCCAGAATCGTGGCAATATGTCAGGACTCAGAAAGACACATGGTCAATAAGTAAGAGGTCCCCTGTGGGAGTGGTCATGAGGATTAAGAACTTTGCATTTCAGTCTGAATTTATAACCTGTTCTGCTGAGTATTGTCAATACATTCCACTGTCCATAAATCTTTGATAAAATTATAATGCACAGTGTCCATACATTAGTGTTTGGAAATGATGGTGGAAAAGCTGTGTTCCCATTTGGGGAACCAGGCAGAGAGAGGGCAATTGCTGTAGGAGATAAAATAGTCAAGGGTAATTGGAACTTAAGTTAGGAAGAaggaatttagaaagaaaaatgatgataatGGAAGTCCCTACCTATTATTGTCTCCTTTCTGGAAGGCCCTAGAAATGATGTGAAAATCACATCATTTCTCTGGATGGTGAAAGCATAAGTtacttgaatgaaaaaaataaagcaagaaaatgaagaaaattgtcAGAGAAGGCCAGCAGgagcagagagagcaagagaaagcaCCATGTGAGTTGAAGCTAGTGAAGAGGACGTGTTCAGTTTTTTTCTATATCCTTGGAGCAATGATTATAGAGCTTGGGACATTCAGAAAAGTGAACTTTATAAACCAGAACAAACTTACTATCCCCGTACTGTGAAATTTGGAAATTCAACTACATTTCAGGATGACTATGTTCCTCGGGAGATAAAGCCTAGGCAAACTCTAAACCCAGCCCTGTGGTTAAACATTCTACAGTCCCCTTTAATGGTGATACAAGTCATCGCCTTGATTACGTACCTCGTCAGCTAGTATTCAAGTTTGAAAGGCCAAAAGAAGTTTACAAGCCAGCTGACCAACCCTTTGAGGATCTCACAACTTACCGATATAACTTTCAGGGTCTTGATGAAACTGCAAAAATCTGCAGACCTGCATACACCAGAGTGGCCCAAAATGCTCAATTTGAAGGACGCACTGAATTCTGTGACAGTTTCCAACCATGGGAAATCCCACCACCTGAAGTCAAGAAAGTACAAGAATATGTCCCTCCCACAGGTACCATGCAATTAAACAGCACAAGCCACCTCGACTATGTTCCATATCAGGCCAAACGTATTGTTCCCATCAGGCCAGTTTCTCATAGAAGAAATCACAGTTTTCCTTTCCAAGGCAAAAGCACCACAAAGGATGATTTTCCAGCATGGGAAAGTTGTCATCAAGGACTTATTAAGAAGGAGCAGCTGATTCCCAACCCATTTGGAAAATTTGATGGTTTGAGCACTTTCAGACCTCACTATGTGCCACATGAATTGATTCCAACAGAGTTGCAAACCTGTAAATGTTCCCTTCAAGAGTTCTATTGCATTTGATGATGTAACCATGGCCTCTCTAGAGTATGcaccaaagaaacaggaaatctgCCCTGCTAGCTATCCTTCTCCTCCAGCTTGTATCTTTGAAAACACAAATTCTGGAGGTCATAAATTCTTCCACAAGATCACTGCCACAGGGAAGGCCTTCTAATCATCAAATCATGTTTAAAAGGAAGCTAATGAACAGAATGTTTCTTTCCCAA
The genomic region above belongs to Hippopotamus amphibius kiboko isolate mHipAmp2 chromosome 9, mHipAmp2.hap2, whole genome shotgun sequence and contains:
- the LOC130860688 gene encoding olfactory receptor 8B3-like, which gives rise to MVFENGSFVTEFLLLGLTDQPDLQLPLFLLFLVIYMVTVLGNLGMVTLIVLNSHLHTPMYFFLFNLSFIDPCYSSVFTPKMLVNFISKKNVISYMGCMTQLYFLCFFCISECYVLTSMAYDRYVAICTPLLYNVTMSLKVCSSLILGSCLMAFFDAMAVTGCMLRLTFCDANTINHYLCDIHPLLQLSCTSTYINELVVFVMAGINVVVPSLTIFVSYSFILSSILRISSTGGRSKAFSTCSSHIIAISLFFGSGAFMYLKPSSSVSMDEGKISSVFYTNTVPLLNPLIYSLRNKDVKLALRRTLSRRQC